From the genome of Bordetella sp. H567, one region includes:
- a CDS encoding Bug family tripartite tricarboxylate transporter substrate binding protein has product MQRAAGPQEVDGLKGSGTKGNAPKESVLKEGVLKAAARTLLAAALALCAVGGARAETFPDKPVRMIVAFPAGGGTDIVARLIAERLTALWHQQVIVDNRGGAGGVIGTEAAARSAPDGYTILMATLGNLSINPHLYKMSIDPTKDLAPISNVVDVNFVLVVNPKVPARNVKELIELARKQPGQINFSSSGVGGAPHLAGELFNQMAGVKLAHIPYKGSAPSFTDLIGGQVSVTFDSLVQALPYIQAGKLRALAVLGDKRSDLLPDVPTLSEAGLRGYNFSNWFGLVAPADVPADRIRKLNADVRKVLDEPAVKDQLAKMGAVPAGNTPEAFGTQIRDDSAKWARVIKEQNIRAQ; this is encoded by the coding sequence ATGCAACGAGCCGCCGGTCCGCAGGAAGTCGACGGCCTGAAGGGAAGCGGCACCAAGGGAAACGCCCCCAAGGAAAGCGTCTTGAAGGAAGGCGTGCTGAAGGCCGCCGCGCGCACCCTTCTGGCCGCGGCCCTGGCGCTGTGCGCGGTGGGCGGTGCGCGCGCCGAAACCTTTCCCGACAAGCCCGTGCGCATGATCGTGGCCTTTCCGGCCGGCGGCGGCACCGACATCGTCGCCCGCCTGATCGCCGAACGGCTCACCGCGTTGTGGCACCAGCAGGTGATCGTCGATAACCGTGGCGGCGCGGGCGGCGTGATCGGCACCGAGGCGGCGGCGCGCTCGGCACCGGACGGCTACACCATCCTGATGGCGACGCTGGGCAATCTGTCGATCAATCCCCACCTGTACAAGATGAGCATCGATCCCACCAAGGATCTGGCGCCGATCTCCAACGTGGTGGATGTGAACTTCGTGCTGGTCGTGAACCCCAAGGTGCCCGCCCGGAACGTCAAGGAGCTGATCGAGCTGGCCAGGAAGCAGCCGGGGCAGATCAACTTCTCGTCGTCCGGCGTGGGCGGCGCGCCGCACCTGGCGGGTGAGCTTTTCAACCAGATGGCGGGGGTCAAGCTGGCGCACATTCCTTACAAGGGAAGCGCGCCCAGCTTCACGGACCTGATCGGCGGCCAGGTATCGGTCACCTTCGACAGCCTGGTGCAGGCGCTGCCCTATATCCAGGCCGGCAAGCTGCGGGCGCTGGCGGTACTGGGCGATAAACGGTCCGACCTGTTGCCCGATGTGCCGACGCTGTCCGAAGCCGGGCTGCGCGGCTACAACTTCTCCAACTGGTTCGGCCTGGTCGCGCCCGCGGACGTGCCCGCCGACCGCATCCGCAAACTGAACGCCGACGTGCGCAAGGTGCTGGACGAGCCTGCCGTCAAGGATCAATTGGCGAAGATGGGCGCGGTGCCCGCCGGCAATACGCCGGAGGCGTTCGGCACGCAGATCCGCGACGATAGCGCGAAGTGGGCGCGCGTCATCAAGGAACAGAATATCCGCGCGCAGTAA
- a CDS encoding amidohydrolase family protein, whose product MTTAPAKPPAGACDCHVHVFGPASDYPFDPARTYTPGDAPLEALVALHRDLGIERTVIVQPSPYGADNRCTLDALARLDGRGRGVAVIDASTSQEALADMHRAGVRGVRVNLETAGQHDPGVARRQLLRTAERVAPLGWHVQTYTNLPTIAALDGVWNDMATPLVIDHFGRAQAAQGISQPGFETLLTALASGRVYVKVSAPYRISTAPDHADAAAIAGALIDANPDRVLWGSDWPHPGTAAGVPLKVDGITPFKDVDNRRALARAMAWAGTPERVRKLLVDNPARLYDF is encoded by the coding sequence ATGACCACCGCTCCCGCCAAGCCGCCGGCAGGCGCCTGTGATTGCCACGTGCACGTGTTCGGGCCCGCGTCCGACTACCCCTTCGATCCGGCGCGCACCTATACCCCCGGCGATGCGCCTTTGGAAGCGCTGGTCGCGCTGCATCGCGACCTGGGCATCGAACGCACGGTCATCGTCCAGCCCAGCCCCTACGGCGCCGACAATCGCTGCACGCTGGATGCGCTCGCGCGCCTGGACGGCAGGGGCCGCGGCGTGGCGGTCATCGACGCGTCCACATCGCAAGAGGCGCTGGCCGACATGCATCGTGCCGGCGTGCGTGGCGTGCGCGTCAACCTGGAAACCGCTGGCCAGCATGACCCCGGCGTCGCGCGCCGGCAGCTGCTGCGCACCGCCGAACGCGTCGCGCCGCTGGGCTGGCACGTGCAGACCTACACGAACCTGCCGACGATCGCGGCGCTGGACGGCGTATGGAACGACATGGCCACTCCGCTGGTGATCGACCACTTCGGCCGCGCCCAGGCCGCGCAGGGCATTTCGCAGCCCGGCTTCGAAACCCTGCTGACAGCGCTGGCGTCCGGCCGCGTCTACGTCAAGGTATCGGCCCCTTACCGCATCTCCACCGCGCCCGACCATGCCGATGCGGCCGCCATCGCGGGCGCGCTCATCGACGCGAATCCGGACCGCGTCCTGTGGGGCAGCGACTGGCCGCATCCGGGCACGGCGGCCGGCGTGCCCTTGAAGGTCGACGGCATCACACCGTTCAAGGACGTGGACAACCGCCGCGCGCTGGCCCGGGCCATGGCGTGGGCCGGCACGCCGGAACGCGTGCGCAAGCTGCTGGTGGACAATCCGGCGCGGCTCTACGACTTCTGA
- a CDS encoding DUF3303 domain-containing protein produces MLFLVISTPRPERPTTLIDSRSRYWDWMRPLLNSGLARSVHARVGRGAVALFDVDSNTTLHRLMNEWSDIIPAHFEVYPLLDEDTAKAYLATQTPSTGDAR; encoded by the coding sequence ATGCTATTTCTGGTCATCAGCACGCCGCGCCCCGAGCGCCCCACCACCCTGATCGATTCGCGCAGCCGCTACTGGGACTGGATGCGTCCGCTGCTGAACTCCGGCCTGGCGCGATCCGTGCACGCGCGCGTCGGGCGCGGTGCCGTCGCGCTGTTCGATGTCGATTCCAACACCACGCTGCACCGCCTGATGAACGAATGGTCGGACATCATTCCGGCGCATTTCGAGGTGTACCCGCTGCTGGATGAAGATACGGCCAAGGCCTACCTCGCGACCCAAACGCCAAGCACCGGGGATGCGCGATGA